One Eurosta solidaginis isolate ZX-2024a chromosome 5, ASM4086904v1, whole genome shotgun sequence DNA segment encodes these proteins:
- the LOC137253302 gene encoding uncharacterized protein, producing the protein MEAVPFTSRAATSTPRAENRKQVSQPQHSKVFKCKILNATQVLNLPTIPAFPSNKVKPIHHSQFSYFCDETASTNSQAVKRRKLELSTNFNGSENQVTPPHNAIDIAPLQDAMHCSQDLLFSGCTEITSVQAAENLRKSSPDLPVPIRNQSELFSNETPTTSVMSEPDKDIMAMLRLILEKQTNIERRLESLEENKVVRESKVLVKRVHKMVCRITGESGEDIHADLAVMLPMKSIDTLFDFEEKILEKNFEDAVITYFFSLKGSSGELGSVMKHIFTDELLDLFNWAGGGGKKALSALKVVNVALFEIFKLQGRIKFEDDLRKYVIQSHNRCKQRRYLQKKKNSKT; encoded by the exons ATGGAGGCTGTGCCGTTCACTTCACGAGCGGCAACATCCACTCCTCGAGCGGAAAACAGAAAACAAG TTTCACAACCTCAGCACAGCAAGGTTTTcaaatgcaaaattttaaacGCAACCCAGGTTCTAAATTTACCAACCATACCAGCCTTTCCTTCAAATAAAG TTAAACCAATACATCACAGTCAGTTTTCGTACTTTTGTGACGAAACGGCATCCACTAATTCTCAGGCTGTGAAGAGACGAAAATTGGAGCTCTCAACTAATTTTAATGGCAGTGAAAATCAAG TTACACCACCGCATAATGCTATTGATATAGCGCCGTTGCAGGATGCGATGCATTGCAGCCAGGATTTATTGTTTAGTGGCTGTACAGAAATCACCTCTGTGCAGGCTGCAGAAAACCTGAGGAAGTCTTCACCTGATCTGCCAGTGCCAATTCGCAACCAAAGcgaacttttttcaaatgaaactcCAACAACATCTGTAATGTCGGAGCCAGACAAAG ATATTATGGCTATGCTTCGTTTAATACTTGAGAAGCAAACAAACATTGAAAGGCGACTGGAGAGCTTGGAAGAAAAT AAAGTAGTACGGGAGTCCAAGGTTCTAGTCAAGCGAGTACACAAAATGGTCTGCAGAATTACTGGTGAAAGTGGGGAGGATATCCACGCTGATCTAGCTGTGATGCTGCCAATGAAGTCCATCGATACTCTCTTTGACTTCGAAGAGAAGATATTGGAGAAAAATTTCGAAGACGCGGTA attacatattttttttctctcaagGGCTCGTCCGGCGAACTTGGCAGTGTGATGAAGCACATTTTCACTGACGAGTTGCTTGACCTTTTTAACTGGGCTGGCGGAGGCGGAAAAAAAGCACTGTCAGCACTAAAAGTTGTGAACGTTGCTTTATTCG AAATTTTTAAGTTACAGGGCCGGATAAAGTTTGAGGACGACCTCCGAAAATACGTAATCCAAAGTCACAACAGATGTAAACAGAGGCgttacctacaaaaaaaaaaaaatagtaaaacgtAA
- the LOC137253303 gene encoding uncharacterized protein, giving the protein MGFRLERQDAEIREMTRALADLDNKLNSPKMRNPFLMKQNTTERCSPNMSPRCGSSTSIAGSSCPCKITSGQSNEITFSQQFDACCNTRHWLSIIALWKKVSTMQGGSTTADSATQAPSDDASSIVERQVSSAAATTTIDISSIAAVHDLAKTCTMLTSQVYVRLTKNMRRIFSALEAFGEISMASVYCKTVYLPEYLIFKWYFFTGSLRRIFLN; this is encoded by the exons ATGGGTTTCCGCTTAGAGCGGCAAGACGCAGAAATAAGAGAGATGACTAGAGCGCTGGCCGATTTAG ATAATAAACTCAATTCACCAAAGATGCGTAATccatttttgatgaaacaaaatACCACAGAACGATGCAGTCCTAATATGAGTCCGCGTTGCGGTAGTAGCACGTCAATAGCGGGCAGTAGCTGTCCATGCAAAATCACAAGTGGACAATCAAATGAAATCACGTTTAGCCAGCAGTTCGATGCATGTTGCAACACCAGACACTGGCTCTCAATAATTGCACTATGGAAGAAAGTGTCCACAATGCAGGGCGGCAGCACAACAGCTGATAGTGCTACACAAGCTCCGAGTGATGATGCCTCCAGCATTGTCGAGCGCCAAGTCAGTTCAGCGGCAGCGACAACAACGATTGATATCAGCTCGATAGCGGCAGTTCACGATTTGGCTAAGACATGCACTATGCTGACCAGTCAGGTATATGTACGCCTAACCAAAAACATGCGGAGAATATTTTCTGCACTGGAGGCATTTGGCGAAATTTCCATGGCATCCGTGTATTGTAAAACTGTTTACTTACCggaatatttgatttttaagtGGTACTTCTTCACTGGGTCCCTCCGCAGaatatttttgaattaa